The following are encoded in a window of Pseudomonas sp. JQ170C genomic DNA:
- a CDS encoding ATP-binding protein — protein MSVGQRLLALWRGHPATTPPVEPEPVSVPAAALQVWLDDNARVLRLAGPLRSALALPAQAQGRLQDYVQPCSLLVLEGEPMDWQGQPLDLDFKAVGGTTLHTRGWLQQQAGQWLLQVFDVGDLLQHRQQSLIAERQRHLTSHLACAVRDCSIECLEAVAKEQLQWLARHWQAAGVQVVLQRGEGWQTYVASGDVLHAPSDEALSPVLSMLAPGQVFSSATHVHLQPLFPGIAACLVPFASGLQVKAWLICFRPGQPLLGGDALNLFGAYAEPLLGRLQAFELEQQSERLDSLQAQLGAGWWQWRLITPTLQLDPGLAQRLGVPAQLTLSQWLSRVHPADREAAQLALGQLQCEGCDLELTLRLLDNKLQANPRWYRLCGQVRGNGPQRRLQGLMLDISDSKAQQLQAAAAQARLENLIASSPAVIYIQRYSEGALHAEFFSASLQPMLGWEAPQEGVLQPGQWVHPQDQSLWLERTRTLLREGQVRSRYRLRDRQGGYHWVLDEARLLRDDLGLPVEVVGIWLDVSEATEAAEKMRESEERYRVLVEDSPAMICRYTAALELVFGNQPLADYLECSPAQLPGINLGQWMSASQREMFVQRLASLTPEHPVSTAEICLELPGREHAWWVWSDRGLFDERGKLLEIQAVGRDNTQVRRTRQQLVQSAKMATLGEMATGLAHEINQPLNVMRMAVVNALKRLENGEAQVDYLQDKLKRIDAQVQRASRVVEHMRVFGRRSEVDQHLFAPWQAVEGALSLLGDGLRGKGVDLRIDTPEEGLQVSGHQDQLEQVLINLLVNARDALLARREHSALAPWIALRLEQDPDQVRLLVEDNGGGIDPRLLERIFEPFFTTKPVGVGTGLGLSVSYGIVDAMGGSLSVENGDEGARFCIELPVHSTS, from the coding sequence GTGAGTGTGGGGCAGCGCTTGTTGGCGCTTTGGCGTGGACATCCCGCCACAACCCCGCCGGTGGAGCCGGAACCTGTGAGTGTGCCCGCCGCTGCGCTACAGGTGTGGCTGGATGACAACGCCCGTGTGTTGCGCCTGGCCGGGCCCTTGCGCTCGGCCCTGGCCTTGCCTGCGCAGGCCCAGGGGCGTCTGCAGGACTATGTGCAGCCCTGCAGCCTGCTGGTACTCGAAGGCGAGCCGATGGACTGGCAGGGCCAGCCCCTGGATCTGGATTTCAAGGCCGTCGGCGGCACCACCTTGCACACCCGTGGCTGGCTGCAACAACAGGCCGGGCAATGGCTGTTACAGGTGTTCGATGTCGGCGACTTGCTGCAGCATCGCCAGCAATCACTCATCGCCGAGCGCCAGCGTCACCTGACCAGCCACCTGGCCTGTGCGGTCCGCGACTGTAGCATCGAATGCCTGGAGGCCGTGGCGAAGGAGCAACTGCAATGGCTGGCGCGTCATTGGCAGGCTGCAGGCGTTCAGGTTGTGTTGCAGCGCGGTGAGGGGTGGCAAACCTATGTCGCCAGCGGCGATGTTTTGCATGCCCCCAGTGACGAAGCCCTGAGCCCGGTGCTGAGTATGCTGGCGCCGGGGCAAGTGTTTTCCAGTGCCACCCATGTGCATTTGCAGCCGTTGTTCCCGGGCATTGCGGCGTGTCTGGTGCCCTTCGCTTCAGGGCTGCAGGTCAAGGCCTGGCTGATCTGCTTCAGGCCAGGGCAGCCGCTGCTGGGGGGCGATGCGCTGAATCTGTTCGGTGCCTATGCCGAGCCGCTGCTGGGCCGTTTGCAGGCGTTCGAGCTGGAGCAGCAGAGCGAGCGACTGGACAGCCTGCAGGCCCAGTTGGGCGCCGGTTGGTGGCAGTGGCGATTGATCACGCCCACGTTGCAGTTGGACCCAGGGTTGGCCCAGCGTCTTGGCGTGCCTGCGCAATTGACCCTGAGCCAGTGGCTGAGCCGGGTGCACCCCGCTGACCGGGAGGCGGCGCAGCTGGCCCTTGGGCAATTGCAGTGCGAGGGCTGCGACCTGGAGCTGACCCTGCGCCTGCTCGACAACAAGCTGCAAGCCAACCCGCGTTGGTACCGGCTGTGCGGGCAAGTACGCGGCAACGGGCCACAGCGTCGTCTGCAAGGGTTGATGCTCGATATCAGCGACAGCAAGGCGCAGCAACTTCAGGCCGCTGCCGCCCAGGCCCGCCTGGAGAACCTGATCGCAAGCTCTCCCGCGGTGATCTACATCCAGCGCTACAGTGAGGGCGCGCTGCACGCCGAGTTCTTCAGTGCCAGCCTGCAACCGATGCTGGGCTGGGAGGCCCCGCAAGAAGGCGTATTGCAGCCCGGGCAGTGGGTTCATCCGCAGGATCAGTCGCTGTGGCTGGAGCGCACCCGCACCTTGTTGCGTGAGGGGCAGGTACGTAGCCGCTATCGCTTGCGTGACCGCCAGGGCGGCTATCACTGGGTACTCGACGAAGCACGATTGCTGCGCGATGACCTGGGCTTGCCGGTGGAAGTGGTGGGCATCTGGCTGGACGTCAGCGAGGCCACTGAAGCCGCTGAAAAAATGCGTGAGAGCGAGGAGCGCTACCGGGTGCTGGTGGAGGATTCCCCGGCGATGATCTGCCGCTACACCGCCGCACTTGAGCTGGTGTTCGGCAACCAACCACTGGCCGATTATCTGGAGTGCAGTCCTGCACAGTTGCCGGGCATCAACCTTGGCCAATGGATGTCGGCGTCGCAGCGAGAGATGTTTGTCCAACGGCTGGCCAGCCTTACACCAGAGCACCCGGTGAGTACGGCGGAGATCTGCCTGGAGCTGCCCGGACGCGAACATGCGTGGTGGGTATGGTCAGATCGCGGCTTGTTCGACGAGCGCGGCAAGCTGCTGGAAATCCAGGCGGTGGGGCGCGACAACACCCAGGTTCGGCGCACCCGCCAGCAACTGGTGCAAAGCGCGAAAATGGCCACCCTCGGCGAGATGGCCACCGGACTTGCCCATGAGATCAACCAGCCCCTGAACGTGATGCGCATGGCCGTGGTCAACGCCCTGAAGCGCCTGGAAAACGGCGAGGCCCAGGTGGACTATCTGCAGGACAAACTCAAGCGCATCGACGCCCAGGTGCAGCGTGCCTCACGGGTGGTCGAGCACATGCGCGTGTTTGGCCGACGCTCCGAGGTCGATCAACACCTGTTCGCACCGTGGCAGGCGGTGGAGGGCGCTTTGTCGCTGCTTGGGGACGGCTTGCGTGGCAAGGGCGTGGACCTGCGGATCGACACGCCGGAAGAGGGGTTACAGGTCAGCGGTCACCAGGACCAATTGGAACAGGTGCTGATCAACCTGCTGGTCAACGCCCGGGACGCTCTGCTGGCGCGGCGGGAGCACAGCGCACTGGCGCCCTGGATTGCCCTGCGCCTTGAACAGGACCCCGACCAGGTTCGCTTGCTGGTCGAAGACAACGGCGGCGGTATCGACCCGCGTCTGCTGGAGCGCATTTTCGAGCCGTTCTTCACCACCAAGCCGGTGGGCGTCGGCACCGGGCTTGGGTTGTCGGTGAGCTATGGGATCGTCGATGCCATGGGCGGCAGCCTCAGCGTCGAAAACGGCGACGAAGGGGCGCGCTTCTGCATCGAGCTACCGGTTCACAGCACCAGTTGA
- a CDS encoding pilus assembly protein TadG-related protein: MSSRFPARQRGAIGLMAALTLGMALLFLLMVVDSGRLYLEQRKLQRIADMSALEAAGQLGTCNGIGPSADALAKAGAKRNGLEAPGRLETACGTLQTGTNSLRRFNTDATRNEAIRVIVHREVATSVAAGVLALVKGNDLPTTISLSATAVAATPKPPLAQLRIRTTLATIDTQKSALLNALADPLGARVHLDALGWQGLANTDINLLEYLDQLAIEVNAQVGNYDELLNSNVSATDLIDAAVEVMKNGSNKALDVASNLAKLTVATDNNRVLKLADILQVSAGTPKAGLDTSLQLLQLVQGVILLSNKHNAAVVNLPVNVLGLVTAKIQVKVIEPPKVSAIGNPQTDNINVQTAQIRTMISLNTPVIETVGNIVSTVANLATTLTKPLSDLLRLDLMGTIKSLGCALLIPCKVSDIEALKKAARIDISVSAVKATSRVSDFSCAPQRQLTAATDRATGEISIGKIDDPDTFLEEGEGTINPIPLIDIGTNVCTGLLGLIKVCEGRKPFAGGGIGIKPEPVVLLPHHEDMLFKGDSLLEIGKPSPYQAMQTSNIIESLNTTVGSVPLHIYKYQEKGDVLGSILEGVDGLLTGVTNILRPMIKNVLSPLVDPLINSLLKALGIDLNTTEVSANLSCSSTRAQLVL, from the coding sequence GTGTCTTCACGCTTTCCCGCACGGCAACGCGGTGCAATCGGCCTGATGGCGGCCTTGACCCTGGGCATGGCGCTGCTGTTTCTGTTGATGGTGGTCGACAGCGGCAGGCTGTACCTGGAGCAACGAAAGCTGCAACGGATCGCCGATATGTCGGCGCTGGAAGCTGCGGGTCAGTTGGGCACCTGCAACGGCATCGGTCCGTCGGCCGATGCCCTGGCCAAGGCCGGTGCAAAACGCAACGGACTCGAGGCGCCAGGGCGGCTTGAAACCGCCTGCGGTACCTTGCAGACCGGCACCAACAGCCTGCGCCGCTTCAATACCGATGCCACACGCAATGAAGCGATCCGCGTGATCGTTCACCGCGAAGTGGCAACCAGCGTTGCTGCCGGCGTCCTGGCCCTGGTCAAAGGCAACGACTTGCCCACCACCATTTCCCTCAGTGCCACTGCCGTGGCGGCCACGCCCAAGCCGCCGCTGGCGCAGCTACGGATTCGCACCACGCTGGCAACGATCGACACGCAAAAATCCGCCTTGCTCAATGCACTGGCCGACCCCTTGGGAGCCCGGGTACATCTGGATGCGCTGGGTTGGCAAGGCCTGGCCAATACCGACATCAACCTGCTGGAATACCTGGATCAACTGGCGATCGAGGTCAACGCACAGGTCGGCAATTATGATGAGCTGTTGAACTCCAATGTCTCGGCCACCGACCTGATCGACGCTGCCGTCGAAGTCATGAAGAACGGCAGCAACAAAGCCCTGGATGTCGCCAGCAACCTTGCAAAACTCACCGTTGCTACCGACAACAACCGAGTGCTCAAGCTCGCCGATATCCTTCAGGTGAGTGCGGGAACGCCCAAGGCCGGGCTGGATACCAGCCTGCAACTGCTGCAACTGGTGCAAGGGGTGATTCTGCTGTCGAACAAGCACAATGCGGCGGTGGTCAATCTGCCGGTGAACGTATTGGGGTTGGTCACCGCCAAAATTCAGGTAAAGGTGATTGAGCCACCGAAAGTTTCTGCCATTGGCAATCCTCAGACCGACAACATCAATGTGCAGACGGCACAGATCCGGACCATGATTTCGCTCAACACACCCGTTATCGAAACCGTAGGCAACATCGTCAGCACCGTTGCCAACCTGGCGACAACATTGACCAAACCGCTCAGTGACCTGCTGCGCCTGGACCTCATGGGCACCATCAAATCCCTGGGGTGCGCCCTGCTCATACCTTGCAAAGTCAGCGATATAGAAGCATTGAAAAAAGCCGCTCGTATCGACATCAGTGTCAGTGCGGTCAAAGCCACCAGTCGGGTCAGTGATTTCAGCTGCGCGCCCCAGAGGCAACTGACCGCTGCCACGGACAGGGCAACCGGGGAGATTTCCATCGGCAAGATCGATGATCCGGACACCTTTTTAGAAGAGGGCGAAGGCACTATCAACCCGATTCCGCTGATTGATATCGGCACCAATGTCTGTACCGGTCTTCTGGGGCTTATCAAGGTTTGCGAAGGCCGCAAGCCGTTCGCTGGCGGGGGGATTGGGATCAAACCAGAACCCGTGGTGTTGCTTCCCCACCACGAAGATATGCTATTCAAGGGCGACAGTTTGCTGGAGATCGGAAAGCCCTCCCCTTATCAGGCCATGCAAACGAGCAACATCATCGAAAGCCTGAATACCACTGTAGGGAGCGTTCCCCTGCACATATACAAATACCAGGAAAAAGGCGATGTGCTGGGTTCAATTCTGGAGGGTGTCGATGGCCTGTTGACCGGGGTCACCAACATTCTTAGACCCATGATAAAAAACGTACTCAGCCCCCTGGTGGACCCTCTGATCAACTCCCTGCTCAAAGCCCTGGGCATCGACCTCAACACCACCGAAGTCAGCGCCAACCTCAGTTGCTCCAGCACCCGCGCTCAACTGGTGCTGTGA
- a CDS encoding DUF4136 domain-containing protein, with protein sequence MLRRIALLSMVVLLSACSSNNATQDFDASRDFAGYRSWVWQEPALQYRPDDPRIKSDLTEQRIRQAVAGQLDQRGLRPAQGNAQGDLKVQTYLIVENRQQQITTNYGGAWGGYWGNYWGGPMYNETRSVDYKVATIQVDMFDSRDGKLVWRGSAEQIMNNYPPSPEERNTAIRNTVAKVMANYPPH encoded by the coding sequence ATGTTGCGCCGTATCGCTTTACTCTCAATGGTGGTGTTGCTGAGTGCGTGCTCAAGCAACAACGCGACCCAGGACTTCGATGCCAGCCGCGACTTTGCCGGTTACCGCAGCTGGGTGTGGCAGGAACCGGCGCTGCAGTACCGCCCGGATGATCCGCGGATCAAGAGCGACCTGACCGAACAGCGCATTCGCCAGGCCGTGGCCGGGCAGCTTGATCAACGTGGCCTGCGCCCGGCCCAGGGCAACGCCCAGGGCGACCTGAAAGTACAGACCTACCTGATTGTCGAAAACCGCCAGCAGCAGATCACCACCAACTATGGCGGCGCCTGGGGCGGGTACTGGGGCAACTACTGGGGTGGGCCGATGTACAACGAGACCCGCAGCGTCGACTACAAGGTGGCAACCATCCAGGTCGACATGTTCGACAGCCGCGACGGCAAGCTGGTATGGCGCGGCAGTGCCGAACAGATCATGAACAACTACCCGCCAAGCCCGGAAGAGCGCAACACCGCGATCCGCAACACCGTGGCCAAGGTGATGGCCAACTACCCACCCCATTGA
- a CDS encoding DUF4136 domain-containing protein, translated as MPYRLTLGLLCLSLAACQSTNPYVASSRPLPPAPPQAATTFDASAYPAPPRDYGRYRSWTWRDSQLPSGVALTEPAQLADAVSNALDQRGLRPARNGQGDLLVSANLSLERRLRQVRDDYYPYGAYPYGGYPYGGYGAYGGVGGYLNGYGAYASVPLVRTYEVEVMVVRVDLYDARDGQPVWSASAETSSQGSQGEREDALRESVKKALNGYPPS; from the coding sequence ATGCCGTACCGTTTGACCCTGGGCCTGCTGTGCCTGAGCCTGGCAGCGTGCCAAAGCACAAACCCTTATGTCGCCAGCTCCCGCCCGCTGCCACCGGCGCCGCCCCAGGCGGCCACTACGTTCGACGCCAGCGCCTACCCGGCTCCGCCTCGCGACTATGGCCGCTACCGTAGCTGGACCTGGCGCGACAGTCAGTTGCCGTCGGGTGTCGCCCTGACCGAACCTGCACAGCTGGCCGATGCGGTCAGCAATGCCCTGGACCAGCGCGGCCTGCGACCGGCGCGCAACGGCCAGGGCGATCTGTTGGTGAGTGCCAACCTGAGCCTGGAACGCCGCTTGCGCCAGGTGCGCGACGACTACTACCCCTACGGCGCTTACCCCTATGGCGGCTATCCCTACGGGGGCTATGGCGCCTACGGTGGCGTTGGCGGCTACCTCAACGGCTACGGCGCGTATGCCAGCGTGCCGTTGGTACGCACCTATGAAGTCGAGGTGATGGTGGTTCGGGTCGATCTGTATGACGCCCGCGACGGCCAACCGGTGTGGAGTGCCAGCGCCGAGACCAGCAGCCAGGGTTCCCAGGGCGAGCGCGAAGATGCCCTGCGCGAATCCGTTAAGAAGGCCCTCAACGGCTATCCTCCCAGCTAA
- a CDS encoding methyltransferase domain-containing protein: MNDRHFDALATRFAEKIYGGAKGAIRLAVLQADLAEALPDRPLRVLDIGAGLGHMALWLAERGHQVTLAEPAEPMLAGARERFAQAGQQATFIQAPWQELLGQLTEPYDLVLCHAVLEWLAEPETILPVLHQLTRSDGLLSLAFYNRDALVYRNLLKGHFRKLRRNDMAGEKQSLTPQKPLDPRTLRAQLEDLWQVETESGVRVFHDYMPSEFQAKAELLDLLEMELAHRRHPAFAGLGRYLHWICRPR; this comes from the coding sequence ATGAACGACCGTCACTTCGACGCCCTGGCCACCCGCTTCGCAGAAAAGATCTACGGCGGCGCCAAGGGTGCCATCCGCCTCGCGGTCCTGCAGGCGGACCTCGCCGAAGCCCTCCCCGATCGCCCCTTGCGGGTCCTGGATATCGGCGCAGGCCTGGGGCACATGGCCCTGTGGCTGGCCGAACGCGGGCATCAGGTGACGTTGGCCGAACCTGCCGAGCCCATGCTCGCCGGCGCCCGCGAACGCTTCGCCCAGGCCGGTCAGCAGGCCACCTTTATCCAGGCGCCCTGGCAGGAACTGCTCGGGCAACTGACCGAACCCTATGACCTGGTGTTGTGCCACGCCGTGCTGGAATGGCTGGCCGAACCGGAAACCATCCTGCCAGTGCTGCACCAATTGACCCGCAGCGACGGCCTGTTGTCACTGGCCTTCTACAACCGCGATGCACTGGTTTACCGCAACCTGCTCAAGGGCCATTTCCGCAAACTGCGGCGCAATGACATGGCCGGCGAAAAGCAGAGCCTGACCCCGCAAAAACCACTTGATCCGCGCACGCTCAGGGCGCAACTTGAAGATCTGTGGCAGGTCGAAACAGAGAGTGGCGTGCGCGTTTTCCACGACTACATGCCCAGTGAGTTCCAAGCCAAGGCCGAGTTGCTCGATCTGCTGGAAATGGAACTGGCCCATCGGCGTCATCCGGCCTTTGCCGGCCTTGGGCGCTACCTGCACTGGATCTGCCGACCCCGCTGA
- a CDS encoding nucleotide pyrophosphohydrolase, whose amino-acid sequence MNLHELTQRMHRIRDNNDWRGYHSPKNLAMAASVEMAELVEIFQWLSEDQSRQLSPEKLAHAGQEVGDVVLYLVLLCSELGLDMEQVVRSKLADNERRFAR is encoded by the coding sequence ATGAACCTGCACGAACTGACCCAACGCATGCACCGCATCCGCGACAACAACGACTGGCGTGGCTATCACAGCCCCAAGAACCTGGCCATGGCCGCCAGTGTGGAAATGGCCGAGCTGGTGGAGATTTTCCAGTGGCTGAGCGAAGACCAATCGCGCCAACTGTCCCCCGAAAAACTGGCGCACGCCGGCCAGGAAGTCGGTGACGTGGTGCTGTACCTGGTGCTGCTCTGCAGTGAGCTGGGCCTGGACATGGAGCAGGTGGTGCGCAGCAAGCTGGCCGACAATGAACGGCGGTTTGCCCGATGA
- a CDS encoding MaoC/PaaZ C-terminal domain-containing protein gives MTRQWHDLSSTAALSGLYLRAARKRKITGDTLPETGLRCYLEVNPKQLDDYRKLCHFSDDGRLPPTFPHVMAFALQLQLLTGKDFPFPLLGLVHLHNSIRVVRPLGGISHLRFSVQVQNLQPHEKGGTFDLLTEASDGLGLIWSETSRMLCRGLKLAGEPDADVEPATPPLSELTRWYADTDIGRHYARVCGDYNPIHLSATSAKLFGFPTAIAHGMWSKAMTLAALRGHLPVSGYEIAVDFLKPVRLPSEVILNASPTAAEGQLQLQGHGDLQHMRGTWRPLD, from the coding sequence ATGACGCGACAGTGGCACGACCTGAGCAGCACCGCCGCGTTGTCCGGCCTGTACCTGCGCGCGGCGCGCAAACGCAAGATCACCGGCGATACGCTGCCCGAGACGGGCTTGCGCTGTTACCTGGAGGTCAATCCCAAGCAACTCGATGACTACCGCAAACTCTGCCACTTCAGTGACGACGGGCGCCTGCCGCCGACCTTTCCTCATGTCATGGCGTTCGCCTTGCAACTGCAGTTGCTGACCGGCAAGGACTTTCCCTTCCCGCTGCTGGGCCTGGTGCACCTGCACAACAGCATCCGCGTGGTGCGGCCGCTGGGCGGCATCAGCCACTTGCGCTTCAGCGTGCAGGTGCAGAATCTGCAACCCCATGAAAAGGGCGGCACGTTCGATCTGCTCACCGAGGCGTCCGATGGCCTGGGGCTGATCTGGTCCGAGACCAGCCGCATGCTGTGCCGCGGGCTGAAACTGGCGGGCGAGCCCGATGCAGATGTCGAGCCTGCCACCCCACCCTTGAGCGAACTGACCCGCTGGTATGCCGATACCGATATCGGCCGGCACTACGCCAGGGTCTGCGGCGACTACAACCCCATCCACCTGAGTGCCACCAGTGCAAAACTGTTCGGTTTCCCCACCGCCATCGCCCATGGCATGTGGAGCAAAGCCATGACCCTGGCCGCACTGCGCGGCCACCTGCCGGTCAGCGGCTACGAGATCGCCGTGGACTTCCTCAAGCCGGTGCGCCTGCCCAGTGAAGTCATCCTCAACGCAAGCCCGACCGCCGCCGAAGGCCAGTTGCAGCTGCAAGGCCATGGCGACTTGCAGCACATGCGCGGAACCTGGCGGCCGCTGGACTGA
- a CDS encoding 3-oxoacyl-ACP reductase: MSDRYIDFANSDLGRRLVGAVGLPSPARLERWEAGRLRPVDGALLLGGGPLANKVEAFAQRLTDDVYSFASPDLSATEWVAGLGPKLKAVVFDASELDDTDQLKQLREFFQPILRSLAPSAHVLILGRAPEQLDDPLAQVTQRALEGFSRSLAKELRAGGTLQLLYVSDTGEDQLEGALRFFLSPKSAFVSGQVLRLGTCTSAVQDWTRPLAGRKALVTGAARGIGAAIAETLTRDGAEVVLLDVPQAKADLEALAARLGGKSLALDICAADAPAQLIEGLPDGIDIVVHNAGITRDKTLANMTPEYWDSVLAVNLKAPLLLTQALFDSGTLHDNARIVLLASISGIAGNRGQSNYAASKAGLIGLAQAWAPKLAERGGSINAVAPGFIETRMTAAIPFALREAGRRMSSLGQGGLPQDVAEAVAWLAQPGTGAVNGQVLRVCGQAVMGA, encoded by the coding sequence ATGAGCGACCGCTATATCGACTTCGCCAACTCCGACCTTGGCCGGCGCCTGGTGGGGGCCGTCGGCCTGCCCAGCCCGGCTCGCCTGGAACGCTGGGAGGCAGGTCGCCTGAGGCCTGTGGACGGTGCCCTGCTGCTGGGCGGTGGGCCGTTGGCGAACAAGGTCGAGGCATTCGCGCAGCGCCTCACCGACGACGTCTACAGCTTCGCCAGCCCCGACCTGAGCGCTACCGAATGGGTCGCCGGGCTCGGCCCCAAACTCAAGGCCGTGGTCTTCGATGCCAGCGAACTGGACGACACTGACCAGCTCAAGCAACTGCGTGAATTCTTCCAACCTATCCTGCGCAGCCTCGCCCCCAGTGCCCATGTGCTGATACTGGGCCGGGCGCCGGAACAGCTCGATGATCCACTGGCCCAGGTGACCCAACGCGCCCTCGAAGGCTTCAGCCGCTCCCTGGCCAAGGAACTGCGTGCCGGCGGGACCTTGCAGCTGCTGTATGTCAGCGACACGGGCGAAGACCAGCTCGAAGGCGCCCTGCGGTTTTTCCTCTCGCCCAAGAGTGCCTTTGTTTCCGGGCAAGTGCTGCGCCTGGGCACCTGTACCAGTGCCGTGCAGGACTGGACCCGGCCCCTGGCCGGACGCAAGGCCCTGGTCACGGGGGCGGCCCGCGGCATTGGCGCGGCCATCGCCGAAACCCTGACCCGCGATGGCGCCGAGGTGGTGCTGCTCGATGTGCCCCAGGCCAAGGCCGACCTCGAAGCCCTGGCCGCGCGCCTGGGCGGTAAAAGCCTGGCCCTGGACATCTGCGCCGCCGACGCCCCCGCGCAACTGATCGAAGGGCTGCCCGACGGCATCGACATCGTGGTGCACAACGCGGGCATCACCCGCGACAAGACCCTGGCCAACATGACCCCGGAATACTGGGACTCGGTATTGGCAGTCAACCTCAAGGCCCCGCTGCTCCTGACCCAGGCCCTGTTCGACAGCGGCACCCTGCACGACAACGCGCGCATCGTATTGCTGGCCTCGATCAGCGGCATCGCCGGCAACCGCGGGCAGTCCAACTATGCCGCCAGCAAGGCCGGGCTGATTGGCCTGGCCCAGGCCTGGGCGCCGAAGCTGGCCGAACGCGGCGGCAGCATCAACGCCGTGGCCCCCGGCTTTATCGAAACGCGCATGACCGCCGCCATCCCCTTCGCCCTGCGCGAAGCCGGGCGGCGCATGAGCTCCCTGGGGCAAGGTGGTTTGCCCCAGGATGTCGCCGAAGCGGTGGCGTGGCTTGCCCAGCCCGGGACCGGCGCGGTCAATGGCCAGGTGCTGCGGGTATGCGGCCAGGCCGTGATGGGGGCTTGA
- a CDS encoding acetyl-CoA C-acetyltransferase, with amino-acid sequence MRSLRRVAIIGGNRIPFARSNGAYATASNQAMLTAALEGLIERYGLHGLQLGEVAAGAVLKHSRDMNLTRECVLGSRLSAQTPAYDLQQACGTGLETAIQVANKIALGQIDSGIAGGVDTTSDAPIAVNEGLRRILLQANRGKTTADKLKAFLKLRPGHLKPELPRNGEPRTGLSMGQHCELMAQTWQIPRQDQDALALLSHQHMAAAYAEGWHDDLLTPFLGLTRDNNLRADLTLEKLASLKPAFERSEKGTLTAGNSTPLTDGASVVLLGSEDWAREHNLEVLAYLVDGETAAVDFVKGQEGLLMAPAYAVPRLLARNGLSLQDFDYYEIHEAFAAQVLCTLKAWEDPDYCQRKLGLSEPLGAIDRSKLNVKGSSLAAGHPFAATGGRILASMAKLLATAGKGRGLISICAAGGQGVTAIIER; translated from the coding sequence ATGCGCTCACTGCGCCGGGTCGCGATCATTGGCGGCAACCGAATTCCCTTCGCCCGCTCCAACGGAGCCTATGCCACGGCCAGTAACCAGGCGATGCTCACCGCCGCCCTCGAAGGGCTGATCGAGCGCTACGGCCTGCATGGCCTGCAGTTGGGGGAGGTGGCCGCCGGGGCGGTACTCAAGCATTCACGGGACATGAACCTGACCCGCGAATGCGTGCTCGGCTCGCGCCTGTCGGCGCAGACCCCGGCCTACGACTTGCAACAGGCCTGCGGCACGGGGCTTGAGACGGCGATACAGGTGGCCAACAAGATCGCCCTTGGGCAGATCGACAGCGGGATTGCCGGTGGCGTCGACACCACATCCGATGCGCCCATCGCCGTCAACGAAGGCTTGCGCCGGATTCTGCTCCAGGCCAATCGCGGCAAGACCACGGCCGACAAGCTCAAGGCCTTTCTCAAACTGCGCCCGGGCCACCTTAAACCCGAACTGCCCCGCAACGGCGAGCCGCGCACAGGGCTTTCCATGGGGCAGCATTGCGAGCTGATGGCGCAGACCTGGCAGATTCCCCGCCAGGATCAGGACGCGCTGGCCCTGCTCAGTCACCAGCACATGGCGGCCGCCTATGCCGAAGGCTGGCATGACGACCTGCTTACCCCGTTCCTGGGCCTGACCCGTGACAACAACCTGCGCGCTGACCTGACCCTGGAGAAGCTCGCCAGCCTCAAGCCTGCGTTCGAGCGCAGCGAAAAAGGCACCCTGACCGCGGGCAATTCCACGCCGCTGACGGACGGCGCCTCGGTAGTGCTGCTTGGCAGCGAGGACTGGGCCCGTGAACACAACCTTGAGGTGCTGGCCTACCTGGTCGATGGTGAAACCGCCGCGGTGGACTTTGTCAAAGGTCAGGAAGGTCTGCTGATGGCGCCGGCCTACGCCGTGCCACGCTTGCTGGCACGCAATGGCCTGAGCCTGCAGGATTTTGACTACTACGAAATTCACGAAGCCTTCGCTGCCCAGGTGCTGTGCACCCTGAAGGCCTGGGAAGACCCCGACTACTGCCAGCGCAAGCTGGGCCTGAGTGAGCCGCTGGGGGCCATCGACCGCAGCAAGCTCAACGTCAAGGGCAGTTCACTGGCGGCCGGGCATCCGTTTGCCGCCACCGGGGGGCGCATTCTGGCCAGCATGGCCAAGCTGCTGGCCACGGCAGGCAAGGGCCGTGGCCTGATTTCGATCTGCGCCGCCGGTGGTCAGGGCGTAACCGCGATCATCGAGCGCTGA